GAACCACGGCGTGTAGGGCCTCTTCGGCCGGGCGCTCGAAAGCGATGCGCCCCTGGACGCCAGGCCGGCCGCAATCCTGACGGCGCCAATTCAGGGCCTTTTTCCGGGGCCTTACGGGCCGGCGCGCCCCTCTTTGGAGAAGACCCACCGCGTCATGCGCGGCCCTTGAAGAAAGCGCGTCAGGAAATGCTGGGCGCGGGCGTCCAGGGCCCTGTAACCAGTCGGAGGCTGTTCGCGGATGCAACGTGTTAATTTGCCGCGCCACATCCCCGTAACCCAACCTCCCGGGACGAGGACCTCCCGGGACAGCCTCCAGGGTCTTCCGGTGTACGAGCAGCTCACGGATGAGGAATTGTTCGCGGAGGTGACCCGGCGGCGCGCCTCGGGCGAGGCCGTCGGGACTCCGTTGGGGGCCTTGTGCGCGCGATGGGCGCGCCCGGCCCGTTACGTCATCGGCAGGATTCAGGGCAGCTACGGACGGGGCTCTCCGGCGGACGCCGACGAGCTCTTCCAGGACGCGGTGGGGAAGTTCCTCGACCGGGGCCTGGATCAGTTCCGGGGCGTGTCCGAGCAGATGCCGGGCAGGAGCGCGTCTCCCAAGACGTTCTTCCTGCGCATCGTCAAGCACGTCGCCATCGACTTCTACCGGCGGCACCGGGAGGAACTGGCGCCCGCGCCGGTGTCGCCCGACGACGTCATGGAAGAGACCCCGTCCGAGGTGGCCCGGGCGGTGGAGGGCGCACGGCGTCGCGAGGAGCGCGCCGAGGCGCAGGAGTTGTACTGGGCCGCCTACGCCAGGCTCCAGCAGGAGCATCCAAAGGAGGCATCCGCATGGGAGCTGTATCACCACGAGGACGTGGAGGATCACGAGGAATGCGCACGCCGTTTGAACATCAGCGTGGTGAACTCGTACAAGCGCGTCAGCCGCGCCCAGGCATACCTGCGCCTGTACCTGCTGGAGTTGCAGCGGGACGGACTGCCGGAGGAGCCGTCGTGACGCCTCGCGGGAGTCTGATGGCTTCCGCCTCGCCCGGGATGTCGCGATGAAGGGCGACGCGCTGTCCCGCTACCAGGCCCGGTACGCGCGCCTGGGCGCGGGCCCCCTCGCGGTGGGGGAGCTGTTGGAGGTGGTGGGGGATGTGCTGCGGCGCTCGGACCGGCTCGGCACCGACGGGGTGGAAGAGGCCTTGAAGGGCCTGGACCGCCCCGGAGTGGAAGCCTGGCTTGCCCAGCAGAAACCGCAGGCGCTCCAGCCGTTGCTCCTGCGTGCCGCCGAGGAGTCGATGGAGGTGGCGCTGGGCGAGGAGGGTGAGGAAGCGGAGCTGTGGCGCGCGTCCGCGCTGGAAGGACTGGCCGCCCGGGATCGGGCCGCCTCCGCCGCCCGCGCGCTCGTCACCTGGGAGATGTTGAAGGGCCCGCTGGACGGGGACGCGGCCGCTGCTCGCGAGCGCTTTCTCGGGGCGCTGGGCCACCTGGACTCCGCGCTGCGCTCCCGGGCGCGCTGGTTCATCCCGCTCAACACCGAGCGCCGCGCCGAGCGCGACCTGCTGGACCCCGTGGAGCGCCCCGGCGCCTGGTGGTTCTCCGCGCGGGCTGGCTGTGATGACCTGGTGGCGTCCTGGACGGGCCGCCCCATGAAGGACCCGGAGCACCTGAAGGACTGTGCCAGCTGCCGCGCGGACCGCGCGGACACGGCGGTGGTGGACACCCCCCCGCGCCGCCACCTCACCGACGACGAGCTGTGGCGGCTGGACTCCGGCGAGATGAGCCGCGAGGAGCGCGAGCGCGTGGAGGCCCACACGGCCAGCTGCGGCGAGTGCGCCCAGGCCGTGCTGGCGCTGGACGAGGGCGACGCCGCCATCGACGAGGCGCTGGAGTTGGAAGAGGAGGGCGCGCAGGTCTCGCGCTCGGCGCGTGACTCCCGCGCGGACGTGGCCCGGCGCCCCAGCGCGGCCCGCCTGCCGGAGCACCGCGAGGTGCTGGAGGAGCGGCGCGACTTCCGCGTGGTGCTGGTGCGCGAGCGTCAGCGGGTGCGGCTGCTGGTGCAGCCCCTGGGCACGCGCGCCGTGACGGCCGCCGTGTTCCTGTCGCCCGGGCGTCCGTCGCTCAAGCCGACGCAGGGGCCGGAGGGGCTGTCCTTCGACCTATCCACGGCGCTGGCCACCGGCGCGCACGCGGCCCACCTCACGGTGCAGGCAGGCCAGGAGACGCTGGAGCGCGACTTCGCGTTCTAGGCGTCCCGAGGGGAAGGAGGGGCAAGGGCCCTTCCTTCCCGCAGCCACCCTGCCTTTTAGCGGGCCTTCGTGGCGGGGCGGTTGCTTCCGGCGGAGTTGTCCGGCTGCCAGGAGCGCACCGGAGGGGCCGGCACCGGCGGCGTGAAGGGCGACGGGTCGCGGCGGAAGGTGTTGGCGAGGAAGGACACCACCAACTGCGTGAGCGGCGGCCGGGTGGCGAGCGCGACGCCGCACACGTCGATGCGGTCCATCTCGTGCACGCCCTCCATCTGGCGGTAGACGTTGCAGCCCTGCTCCGCGTCGGCCTCCCGGTCGCGCAGCAGCTTCCGCTCGAAGACGCCCCAGCGCATGTACAGGACGTCCGGGCTGAGGCGGATGTCCACGGGGCCGGTGCCCCAGGTGCCCTGGATGCGGGTGGTGGGTCCGCCCGCGTGCACCCGCACCCGCAGCGGGTAGTTGCGGTAGGTGCCGTTCACCTCGATGCCGTGCTCGAAGAGCTCGTCGCCCACGGTGCCCTGCCACTGCTGACCCTTGCCCTTCTTGAGCGGGTTCTCCGTCTGCACGGTCAGGGCGTCGAACCAGTAGGAGCCCACGCGGCCCAGCCGCTCGCCGCCGCTCCAGACGGGGGATGAGGCGGGAATCTCCTCCAGGCCCTGGGGACCGGAGGGCAGGGGCTGCGGGCTGGTGAGCAGGTCCGTCGTCTTCACCGACGTGTCCACCGCCTCGAAGCGCACGCCGCCGAGCCACGCCTTGCCGGCGCCGCTCATGATGAGGCCCGCCATGATGGTGGTGGCCTCCTTCGGAACGTCCAGCACCACGTCGTAGCGCTTGCAGCCGTGGGTGCCCACCAGCGCGCGTGACTGCATGTTGTCGAAGGCGAGCGGTTGTTTGGGGTCCGCGCCCTCCACGCGCATCCACAGCCCCGCCCAGCCCTTCACGTCCTGGTGGCGCACGCTCGCGGAGAAGCGCAGGCGCTTGCCCCGGAAGTCCTGCGCGCTGAAGGCCTGCATGAAGGTGCCGAAGCTGTCCGTGGCCTGCGTGCGCGAGCGCAGGTAGGCGCTGCGCGTGCCCTCGCACGGGGAGGACTCGTCCACGCCCGCCTCGTAGTGCTGGGGCGCGCTCTCCGTGACGTACCAGCCCTGCGGCAGCTTCGTCCGCGTGGCGTCCGGCGCGGCGGGCATGCCTCCGGAGGCGCCCGGAGCCGCCGCGTCCGGCCGCGGTGTGGACGCGGCGGTCGTGACGGAAGCCACCTCCGCGCCGGACCCTGACGCGGGAGCGGTGGTGGAGGTCGCCGGGCCCTGCTTTGGCGCGGAGGCTCCGGGCATGGCCGTCGCGGCCGAGGGTGTCTGGCTCGCCTTCGGCGCCGTCTCGGACGCGGTCGTCACGGTGGACGTGAGCGCCGTCGCGACGGGCGGTGTCCGGGCCGCCGCGAGGGGCGCCCAGAGCGCGAAGAGCAGGCTGGGGATGCGGGTTCGGAACGCCATCACGGATGTCCTCACAGGGCGGCCGGCCGCGAGTTCAGCGCCACCACGTTCAGCCCGCTGGACGCGTCGTAGCGGGGGACCTCGCCCTGTCCACCGGGGTGATACACGAGCAGCCCGCGCGCGCTCGCGGACCTGAGGCAGTGCTCCTGCGTGGCCAGGTCCGGGCACGCGACCACGATGTCCCGGGGCGCCTCTTCCTCCACTTGCGTGTCCCGCGCCGCGACGACCGGCGCCTCCACGGGCGTCACGGACGGGGAGACCGCTTCCCCTCCGGGCCGCAGCAGCAGGAACACGGAGGCCGCCACCGCGACCAGCGCCGCGGCGACGGCGGCCGGGCGGTGCCAGCGCGCGGGGCGCACCACGACCGGGTCGCGCGGCGTGGCGGCGGCGACTTCGTACAGCTGCTCCTCCAGCAGGGCCTCCTCCTGGAGCAGCCTCGCGCACGGCTCGCACGTGAGCGTGTGGGCCTCCAGCTGCGCGCAGGCTTCGGGCGGCAGCGCGCCCAGCAGGTACTGCTCCGTGCGGTCGCGGGTGAGGTGGGGCGTGGGCAGGCTCATGGTTGTTCCTCTTCGAGCGCGGTGCGCAGCTTCTTGCGGACCTCGCACAAAATCTGTCGCACGCGCTGGACGGACAGCCCGACGCGGGAGGCGACCTCGGCATGGGGAAGCCCCTGGCCGTCACAGGCCAGGAGGAAGACGTTGCGCGCGCCCGGAGACACCTGCTCCAGCGCGTCCCGGGCCCGGGCGAGCTGCTCCTCCGACACCAGGCGCTTCTCCGCGGACTGCGCGGGGTCCACCGGCTGCTGGCGCTCCGGCAGGTCGTCCACCGTGCCGTCCACCGACTCGCGCCGCGCGCGCCGGGCGTCATCCGCCGCGAGGAACGCCGCCTGCGCGAGCGCGAGCGCCGGCAGCCGCAATTCCGTGAGCAGTCCCCGCTGCTGCTGCTGGATGAGGCGCGCCCACGTCTCCTGCGTCAATTCCTGGGCCCGGTCCACCCGGATGCCCCGCGCGAGCAGCGACACCACCACCCGGCGCTGGTGCCGGGCGATGAGCGTGTCCCACGCGGCCCGCTCCCCGGAGAGCGCGCGCCGGGACAAGGCCTCCTCGTCCGGCGCCGCCGGCCGCGCGGCCCTCTCTGTGTCCTGCCGCGACTGGAGGGTCGTCATCCCCAAGCCTTGTACGGCTGCATCCATGCCGTCTTCCCGTTGCGAGCCGCGCTCGTCCCCCGGAGGCCGTTCTTGCCCCGGGCTTCCCGGGAAACGCGCCTCCTGGCCGGACATATCGACGGAAATGGGCAAGGGGGGGGCCGGGGTGGGGGAATGTCAGTTGGTGGCGGGGCTCTCGCCGGAGGCCCACGGCTGGGCGGAGACGCGCACGACGCCCTGGCAGCGGGCGCACACCCGGCCCTCGGCATCGATGATTTTCGCGGAGGCGAAGACGGTGGACGCCCCGCCGTTGTCGATGACGGCCTCCACGTGGAAGCGGTCTCCGGTGACGGGGCGCTCGAAGCTCATGGACAGCTGGACGGTGGCGCAGCGGCGGGTGGTGTCCCGGAGCGCGGGCGTGCAGCCGATGGCGATGTCGAAGAGGGCGGAGAGCACGCCGCCGTTGACGGCGGAGCCGCCCAGGCCGCCCCGGTGGTGCGGCTGCACCTCCGGGAGCTCCACCACCACCTTGCGTCCTTCGGGGAAGGACATCCGGGCGCCGAAGTGGCGCAGGGTGAGGCTCTGGGTGAACAGCTCCGCGTAGCGGTCGAGCTGGGCCTGGGTGGGGCGGGACGGGGTGTCGGACATGGGAGGTGGGCCTTTTATATCGCACGCTCCTGCCCGTCCCGAGGGCGGACGGCCCGGCGGGCGACAGGCCTGGCGGAAGACCCGGCACCCTCGCGCGAAAGACGTTAGAAGACGGGGTTCTTCCCCCTGGTGGAACCCTCCGTGAACGCCCACGAAACCGCCCTCCTCGAAGACCTCAATCCGCCCCAGGCGGAAGCCGTGCTCCACGGCGACGGCCCCCTGCTCGTGCTGTCAGGCGCCGGCAGCGGCAAGACGCGCGTCATCACCCGCCGTGTGGCCCACCTGGTGAAGGTGCGCCGCGTCTTCCCGTGGCGCATCCTGGCCGTCACCTTCACCAACAAGGCCGCGCGCGAGATGCGCGAGCGCCTCAGCCAATTGCTGGGCGCGCAGGCCAACGACCTGGTGGTGAGCACGTTCCACTCGTCCGCGGCCATGATTCTCCGCCGCGAGGCGGAGGCCGCGGGCCTGACGCGGTCCTTCGTCATCTACGACGACGGCGACCAGCTCAACCTGGTGAAGCGCGCCCTGCGCGACATCAACGTGGATTTCGCAATCGCTCCCCGGGAGATTTTGCACCGCATCGACCAGGAGAAGAACGCCGCGCGGCTGCCGGAGGACATGCGCGTGGAGGCGGAGGACATGCGCGGGCAGGTCATCAAGCGCGTGTACGCCGGCTACCAGAAGCTCCTGCGCGCGGCGAACGCGGTGGACTTCGGGGACCTGCTGCTCCTGCTCGTGAAGTTGTTCCGCGACCGGCCGGACGTGCTGGAGCGCTACCGCACGCGCTTCACGCACGTGCTGGTGGACGAGTTCCAGGACACCAACCCCGTGCAGTACGCGCTGCTGCGCCAGCTCGCGCCGCCGCCGTCCGCGAACCTGGTGGTGGTGGGCGACGACGACCAGTCCATCTACCGCTGGCGCGGCGCGGACGTGGACAACATCCTCCAGTTCCCCAAGCAGTACCCGGGCGCGAAGGTGGTGAAGCTGGAGCAGAACTACCGCTCCGACCAGAACATCCTCACCGCCGCGCACGAGGTCATCTCCAAGAACCCGCGCCGCATGGCGAAGAAGCTCTGGAGCGAGCGGCCCAAGGGGGAGAACCTGGAGCTGCTCCTGCACCGCGACGAGCGCGCGGAGGCGCAGGAGGTGGCCCGGCGCATCCTGGCCGTCCAGCGCGAGGGCTTCATCAAGTTCTCCAGCATGGCGGTGTTCTACCGGACCAACGCGCAGAGCCGCGTGCTGGAAGAGGCGCTGCGCCTGGCGCGCGTGCCGTACACGCTGGTGAGCGGACGCAGCTTCTACGACCGCGCGGAGGTGCGCGACGCGTCCGCGTACCTGCGGCTGATGGTGAACCCGCGCTCGGACGCGGACCTGCTGCGCGTGCTCAACGTGCCGGCGCGCGGCATCGGTGACACCACCGAGGAGCGGCTGACGGACTTCGCGAACGAGCAGGGCCTGAGCCTCTTCGAGGCCCTGGGCGAGCGCCACCGCATCCCCAGCCTCAACGCCACCGCGCAGAAGCGGCTGGGCGGCTTCCACCAGTTGCTCCAGTCGCTGCACGCCTTCTCCCTCACGGCGAAGGACGCGGCGGGCGCGGTGGACCAGATGCTCAAGGAGACGAAGCTCGTGGAGACGCTCGTCGCGGAGGGCAGCGACGAGGCGCTCACCCGGGCGGAGAACCTGAAGGAGCTCCTGGGCGCGGCGCAGGAGTTCGACCTGAAGCGCGCGTCCGACATGGTGGCCTCCGCGCAGGCGGCCGAGGATCGCGAGGAGGAGGCGCCCGAGGGCGTGGACTCCGCGCCGCTCACCGCGGACATCCCGCCGCTGCAGGCCTTCCTGGAGCAGATCAGCCTGGTGGGCGAAGCGGACGCGGAGGTCAGCGAGGGCCGCGTGGCGCTGATGACGCTGCACGCGGCCAAGGGCCTGGAGTTCGACGCCGTGTTCCTCACCGGCCTGGAGGAGGGCGTCTTCCCGCACTCGCGCGCGCTCAAGAGCGACGACCCGGACGGCGGCGAGGAGATGGCCGAGGAACGCCGGCTCTGCTACGTGGGCTTCACCCGCGCGCGCAAGCGGCTCTTCGTGAGCCTGGCGCAGTGCCGCTCCCTCTTCGGCGAGCTCAAGTACAACCCGCCCAGCCGCTTCCTCGCGGACGTGCCGCAGGCGTTGTTCGGCTTCAAGGAGAACGACCTGCCGCCCCCGCCGCGCGCCGCCGCCATGCCGCAGCGCCGCCGCAACTGGGACGACGACGAGACGGGCCCGCGCGTGGACCGCAGCTATTCGCAGGCCTCGTCCGACATGGACGGCGTGGGCGGAGACGTGCGCGGCATGCGCGTGCGCCACGAACAGTTCGGCTCCGGCCGAATCGTCGCCGCGGAAGGGTCTGGCCCCAACGCCAAGGTCACCGTGGAGTTCGGCGGCAACGTGGGCCTCAAGCGCGTCATCGCGCGCTTCCTTATTCCCGGCTGATCCGGTCCCGGCGGCGGTTTCCAGTATTCGTGTGAAGCGCTGCCTGACCGGCCGGTGTACGGATTGACTTCCTGACGTATCCCCAGTGGGATGACCTCCAACGAACGGAGGCGCTTCCCCCCATGGCGCTACGTCAACGACGGTGGACTTCCGCGCTGCTCGCGGGAACCTTGAGTTTCCTGACTGCCTGCGAAGGCCAGATTTCTGACGCGGCGAATCCGCGCAATCCTGGCCCTGGCGGGACGAACAACCCCCCTGCCGGTGTCGAGCAGCCGGCTCGTTCGGCTCGCGTCGCCCGGCTGACGCACGCGCAGTGGCTGAGCACCGTGAAGGACCTGCTCAAGCTGGACGCGGCGCCCACGGCGCTGGCGCAGTCGTTCCGCGCGGACCCGTCCCAGAGCGGCTTCCTCTTCGACAACGACGCCCGCGCGCTGTCGGTGGACGAGGCGCTGTGGGGCGCCTACCAGCGCGCGGCGGCGGACCTGGCCGGGCAGGTGGCCACGGACGCGACGAAGCTGGGCAGGCTGCTGCCGGCGGGGAGCACCACGGACGAAGCGCGCGCGAAGGCGTTCGTGGAGTCCTTCGGCCTGCGCGCCCTGCGCCGCCCGCTGACCGCGGACGAGGTGGAGTCGTACCTCAAGCTGTACCGCGAGGGCCCCAAGGCGTACCCGACGATGGCCGCGTTCCAGGGCGGCCTGCGGCTGGTGCTGGAGGGCTTCCTCCAGTCGCCCCTGTTCCTCTACCGCGTGGAGCGCAGCACGCAGGCGGCGGACGGCAAGGTGCCGCTGGACGCGTTCGAGGTGGCGTCCCGCTTGAGCTACGCGCTCTGGAACTCCATGCCGGACGACGCGCTGTTCGCCGCTGCTCGCGAGGGCCTGCTCGCGAAGCGCGAGGGCGTGGCCGCCGAGGCGCGCCGGATGATGGCGGACCCCCGGGCGCGCGGCGTGGTGGACGCCTACCACCAGGCCGTCTTCGACGTGCCCCGCTACGCGAGCATCCGGCCCAACACCACGCGCTTCCCCAACGTCACGACGAAGCTGGCGGAGTCCGCGGCGAAGGAGAACACGCTCTTCGTCCAGGACGTCGTCTTCGGGCGCAAGGGGCGCTTCGCGGACCTGCTCACGTCGCGCGACACCTTCGTCAACGACGAGCTGGCGCGCATCTACGGCCTCACCGGCAACTTCACCGCGGACTTCGTGCCGGTGTCGCTGGATGGGGCGCAGCGCCGGGGCGTGCTCACGCAGGTGGGCTTCCTCGCGTCGCACGCGACCTCCATCGACCCGGACCCCATCCACCGCGGCGTGTTCCTGTCGGAGCACCTGCTGTGCCAGAAGATTGGCGCGCCGCCGGCCAACATCCCCGCGCTGCCCGCGCCCAACGGCCGCACCAACCGCGAGGTGGTGACGTCGCACACGGAGGCGCCCGGCACGGTGTGCGCGTCCTGCCACGCGACGCTCATCAACCCGCTGGGCTTCCCCTTCGAGAACTTCGACGCCGTGGGCGGCTACCGCACGACGGACAACGGGCACCCGGTGGATGCCTCGTCGACGCCGGGCATTGGCGGACAGAAGGTGTCGGTGAAGGACGCGCTGGACCTGGCGGACGCGCTCGCGACCACGCAGGCGGTGCATGAGTGCTACGCGCGCCACTGGATTGAGTTCCTGAGCGGACGCCCCGCGGTGGCGGAGGACGACGCGCTGGTGGCGCGGCTGGGCAAGCTGTCGCAGTCCGGTCAGCTGCCCATCGTGGACCTGGTCGTCGAGGTCGTGACGGGCGTGGGCTTCGT
The sequence above is drawn from the Corallococcus sp. NCRR genome and encodes:
- a CDS encoding ATP-dependent helicase: MNAHETALLEDLNPPQAEAVLHGDGPLLVLSGAGSGKTRVITRRVAHLVKVRRVFPWRILAVTFTNKAAREMRERLSQLLGAQANDLVVSTFHSSAAMILRREAEAAGLTRSFVIYDDGDQLNLVKRALRDINVDFAIAPREILHRIDQEKNAARLPEDMRVEAEDMRGQVIKRVYAGYQKLLRAANAVDFGDLLLLLVKLFRDRPDVLERYRTRFTHVLVDEFQDTNPVQYALLRQLAPPPSANLVVVGDDDQSIYRWRGADVDNILQFPKQYPGAKVVKLEQNYRSDQNILTAAHEVISKNPRRMAKKLWSERPKGENLELLLHRDERAEAQEVARRILAVQREGFIKFSSMAVFYRTNAQSRVLEEALRLARVPYTLVSGRSFYDRAEVRDASAYLRLMVNPRSDADLLRVLNVPARGIGDTTEERLTDFANEQGLSLFEALGERHRIPSLNATAQKRLGGFHQLLQSLHAFSLTAKDAAGAVDQMLKETKLVETLVAEGSDEALTRAENLKELLGAAQEFDLKRASDMVASAQAAEDREEEAPEGVDSAPLTADIPPLQAFLEQISLVGEADAEVSEGRVALMTLHAAKGLEFDAVFLTGLEEGVFPHSRALKSDDPDGGEEMAEERRLCYVGFTRARKRLFVSLAQCRSLFGELKYNPPSRFLADVPQALFGFKENDLPPPPRAAAMPQRRRNWDDDETGPRVDRSYSQASSDMDGVGGDVRGMRVRHEQFGSGRIVAAEGSGPNAKVTVEFGGNVGLKRVIARFLIPG
- a CDS encoding RNA polymerase sigma factor; translated protein: MYEQLTDEELFAEVTRRRASGEAVGTPLGALCARWARPARYVIGRIQGSYGRGSPADADELFQDAVGKFLDRGLDQFRGVSEQMPGRSASPKTFFLRIVKHVAIDFYRRHREELAPAPVSPDDVMEETPSEVARAVEGARRREERAEAQELYWAAYARLQQEHPKEASAWELYHHEDVEDHEECARRLNISVVNSYKRVSRAQAYLRLYLLELQRDGLPEEPS
- a CDS encoding AraC family transcriptional regulator, translated to MAFRTRIPSLLFALWAPLAAARTPPVATALTSTVTTASETAPKASQTPSAATAMPGASAPKQGPATSTTAPASGSGAEVASVTTAASTPRPDAAAPGASGGMPAAPDATRTKLPQGWYVTESAPQHYEAGVDESSPCEGTRSAYLRSRTQATDSFGTFMQAFSAQDFRGKRLRFSASVRHQDVKGWAGLWMRVEGADPKQPLAFDNMQSRALVGTHGCKRYDVVLDVPKEATTIMAGLIMSGAGKAWLGGVRFEAVDTSVKTTDLLTSPQPLPSGPQGLEEIPASSPVWSGGERLGRVGSYWFDALTVQTENPLKKGKGQQWQGTVGDELFEHGIEVNGTYRNYPLRVRVHAGGPTTRIQGTWGTGPVDIRLSPDVLYMRWGVFERKLLRDREADAEQGCNVYRQMEGVHEMDRIDVCGVALATRPPLTQLVVSFLANTFRRDPSPFTPPVPAPPVRSWQPDNSAGSNRPATKAR
- a CDS encoding DUF1592 domain-containing protein; this encodes MSFLTACEGQISDAANPRNPGPGGTNNPPAGVEQPARSARVARLTHAQWLSTVKDLLKLDAAPTALAQSFRADPSQSGFLFDNDARALSVDEALWGAYQRAAADLAGQVATDATKLGRLLPAGSTTDEARAKAFVESFGLRALRRPLTADEVESYLKLYREGPKAYPTMAAFQGGLRLVLEGFLQSPLFLYRVERSTQAADGKVPLDAFEVASRLSYALWNSMPDDALFAAAREGLLAKREGVAAEARRMMADPRARGVVDAYHQAVFDVPRYASIRPNTTRFPNVTTKLAESAAKENTLFVQDVVFGRKGRFADLLTSRDTFVNDELARIYGLTGNFTADFVPVSLDGAQRRGVLTQVGFLASHATSIDPDPIHRGVFLSEHLLCQKIGAPPANIPALPAPNGRTNREVVTSHTEAPGTVCASCHATLINPLGFPFENFDAVGGYRTTDNGHPVDASSTPGIGGQKVSVKDALDLADALATTQAVHECYARHWIEFLSGRPAVAEDDALVARLGKLSQSGQLPIVDLVVEVVTGVGFVTRHPEELP
- a CDS encoding PaaI family thioesterase; amino-acid sequence: MSDTPSRPTQAQLDRYAELFTQSLTLRHFGARMSFPEGRKVVVELPEVQPHHRGGLGGSAVNGGVLSALFDIAIGCTPALRDTTRRCATVQLSMSFERPVTGDRFHVEAVIDNGGASTVFASAKIIDAEGRVCARCQGVVRVSAQPWASGESPATN
- a CDS encoding zf-HC2 domain-containing protein, whose product is MKGDALSRYQARYARLGAGPLAVGELLEVVGDVLRRSDRLGTDGVEEALKGLDRPGVEAWLAQQKPQALQPLLLRAAEESMEVALGEEGEEAELWRASALEGLAARDRAASAARALVTWEMLKGPLDGDAAAARERFLGALGHLDSALRSRARWFIPLNTERRAERDLLDPVERPGAWWFSARAGCDDLVASWTGRPMKDPEHLKDCASCRADRADTAVVDTPPRRHLTDDELWRLDSGEMSREERERVEAHTASCGECAQAVLALDEGDAAIDEALELEEEGAQVSRSARDSRADVARRPSAARLPEHREVLEERRDFRVVLVRERQRVRLLVQPLGTRAVTAAVFLSPGRPSLKPTQGPEGLSFDLSTALATGAHAAHLTVQAGQETLERDFAF
- a CDS encoding RNA polymerase sigma factor, whose amino-acid sequence is MTTLQSRQDTERAARPAAPDEEALSRRALSGERAAWDTLIARHQRRVVVSLLARGIRVDRAQELTQETWARLIQQQQRGLLTELRLPALALAQAAFLAADDARRARRESVDGTVDDLPERQQPVDPAQSAEKRLVSEEQLARARDALEQVSPGARNVFLLACDGQGLPHAEVASRVGLSVQRVRQILCEVRKKLRTALEEEQP
- a CDS encoding zf-HC2 domain-containing protein, translated to MSLPTPHLTRDRTEQYLLGALPPEACAQLEAHTLTCEPCARLLQEEALLEEQLYEVAAATPRDPVVVRPARWHRPAAVAAALVAVAASVFLLLRPGGEAVSPSVTPVEAPVVAARDTQVEEEAPRDIVVACPDLATQEHCLRSASARGLLVYHPGGQGEVPRYDASSGLNVVALNSRPAAL